A window of the Bradyrhizobium ottawaense genome harbors these coding sequences:
- a CDS encoding substrate-binding domain-containing protein produces the protein MKRLIAAVASLALVCGASAQERTITVASTTSTEQSGLFDYLLPRFTSVSGIGVKVVAVGTGQALDIGRRGDADVVFVHDKVAEAKFLADGFGVKRYEVMYNDFVVIGPKADPAHIEGGKDVAEALRKIAAAKSVFVSRGDRSGTHEAELRLWKEAGVDLAAVKGDWYREIGQGMGAALNMASSSNAYLLADRGTWLSFKNRGELAVLTEGDRRLFNQYGVMLVNPVKHAGVKARDGQAFIDWLVSAEGQKNIADYKVGGEQLFFPNASE, from the coding sequence ATGAAACGCCTTATCGCCGCGGTCGCCAGCCTCGCACTCGTCTGCGGCGCATCCGCGCAGGAACGAACGATCACCGTCGCCTCGACGACGTCGACGGAGCAATCGGGATTGTTCGACTATCTGCTGCCGCGCTTTACGTCGGTGAGCGGTATCGGCGTCAAGGTGGTTGCCGTCGGTACCGGGCAGGCGCTCGACATCGGCCGCCGCGGCGACGCCGACGTGGTGTTCGTCCACGACAAGGTGGCGGAGGCCAAGTTCCTCGCGGACGGGTTCGGCGTGAAGCGCTACGAGGTCATGTACAATGACTTCGTGGTGATCGGGCCAAAGGCCGATCCGGCGCACATTGAAGGCGGCAAGGACGTCGCCGAGGCCCTGCGAAAGATTGCCGCGGCAAAATCCGTGTTCGTCTCGCGCGGCGACCGTTCCGGCACCCATGAAGCGGAGCTGCGGCTCTGGAAGGAAGCGGGCGTCGATCTCGCCGCGGTCAAGGGCGACTGGTATCGCGAAATCGGGCAGGGCATGGGCGCGGCGCTGAACATGGCGTCGTCGTCGAACGCCTATCTGCTGGCGGATCGCGGCACCTGGCTGTCCTTCAAGAACCGTGGCGAACTTGCGGTCCTGACCGAAGGCGACCGGCGGTTGTTCAACCAGTATGGCGTGATGCTGGTCAATCCGGTCAAACATGCCGGCGTCAAAGCCCGGGATGGCCAGGCCTTCATCGACTGGCTGGTCTCTGCCGAGGGACAAAAAAACATCGCCGACTACAAGGTCGGCGGTGAACAGCTATTTTTCCCCAACGCGTCCGAGTAG
- a CDS encoding ABC transporter permease, whose translation MNDFTQSVAAALALIGRLDSELVTIVWLSLRVSLSASLIALAIGAPLGIWLAISRFRGRQVLIVLANALLGLPPVVAGLVLYLLLSRTGVFGFAGLLFTPPAMIIAQVMLATPIVVSLVHRPVSLLWAEYADLARTDGLSHLRSIALMMSLGRVSLLTAFLAAFGRAIAEVGAILIVGGNIRGYTRTMTTAIALETSKGELSLALGLGLVLVSLSVTVSTVAFLLLGRVGEK comes from the coding sequence ATGAACGATTTCACCCAATCCGTCGCCGCGGCGCTGGCGCTGATCGGCCGCCTCGATTCCGAACTGGTCACGATCGTCTGGCTGTCGCTGCGCGTCAGCCTTTCGGCCAGCCTGATCGCGCTGGCGATCGGCGCGCCGCTCGGCATCTGGCTTGCGATCAGCCGGTTTCGCGGGCGACAGGTCCTGATCGTGCTTGCCAACGCCCTGCTCGGCCTGCCGCCGGTCGTGGCCGGGCTCGTGCTCTATCTGCTGCTCTCCCGGACGGGTGTCTTCGGCTTTGCCGGGTTGCTGTTCACGCCACCGGCCATGATCATCGCGCAGGTGATGCTGGCGACGCCGATCGTCGTTTCGCTGGTGCACCGCCCGGTGTCGCTGCTGTGGGCCGAATATGCCGACCTCGCCCGCACCGATGGCCTGTCGCATCTGCGCAGCATCGCGTTGATGATGTCGCTAGGACGGGTTTCCCTGCTCACCGCCTTTCTCGCCGCCTTCGGGCGCGCGATCGCCGAGGTCGGCGCCATCCTCATCGTCGGCGGCAATATTCGCGGCTACACCCGCACCATGACGACGGCGATTGCGCTGGAAACCAGCAAGGGCGAATTGTCGCTCGCGCTCGGGCTCGGGCTCGTCCTGGTGTCGCTGAGCGTAACGGTGAGTACGGTGGCGTTCCTGCTACTCGGACGCGTTGGGGAAAAATAG
- a CDS encoding bifunctional diguanylate cyclase/phosphodiesterase: MLDSSSRGVMTESLRGSIGGMLFRSRFGAIQWLVVCGAALVIAIALGTAYFAMQFRQRALEVAEREQNNTALLLSRHFDQQLGDLQHVHNEVIAYMQASAGETAADFENSMSTLSAHEMLRTKLEALPQPNGLHLYNAAGKLINATEVWPVPDVSIADRRYFKDFASGKPTPDVLVEPVKSKVTGLWTTVFARKIVNRRGEIVGFASRALRPSHFENFVASLALGRDTGISVIHHDGTIIARYPQNDKYVGRNVSGMAQFRRAMELDGNISGRFRSSLGEDLIGSVRPLIHFPIVVVATADTSVALADWRAQTKLQFFAAVLAVVVVVFMIFLIVRQMQRQHAAAQHKLSEKSQHLDIAINNMTQGLLLFDNTGCLVFCNQQYIDMFGVSPDVVKPGCHLRELILHRQQLGSFVGDVDSYCAKFLDPKGGINETVISTPDGRTIRLIYKRSADGGWATTLEDVTENRRVQAQIEHLAHYDPLTNLPNRTLFQRHAEGLLLQTASVQFAILYIDIDEFKAINDSLGHLIGDEFLKGVAERLRQSVGPSDFIARLGGDEFAILQHDVENDDDVSALVERIYRALRTSFDCNGHQLASDASIGIAIAPRHGTDLFDLLKSADLAMYAAKAAGRRTYRFFDPAMEAEANHRREIECDLRNAPAEGQFEIHYQPLVDLLSDEVTGCEALLRWRHPVRGMVSPADFIPVAEETGLIEEIGQWVLRTACAEAATWPAHVRIAVNVSPIQFKSETLSLKVAAALAETGLDPRRLELEITEAVLIADDDAALAALNQLRVLGVRIALDDFGTGYSSLQYLQRFPFDKIKIDRSFVKEVVRNSSSASIIRAVVSIAADRDMVTTAEGVETLQQRETVQNLGCTQMQGYLFSAARPAHEIRGLLAASAAAVENPA; this comes from the coding sequence ATGCTGGACAGTTCATCTCGGGGCGTCATGACGGAGAGCTTGCGCGGATCGATCGGCGGCATGCTGTTCCGGTCCAGATTCGGCGCGATTCAATGGCTCGTCGTGTGCGGCGCAGCCCTCGTGATCGCGATCGCGCTCGGCACCGCCTACTTCGCCATGCAATTCCGCCAGCGCGCCCTCGAGGTCGCCGAGCGCGAGCAGAACAACACGGCGCTGCTGCTGTCGCGCCATTTCGACCAGCAGCTCGGCGATCTCCAGCACGTCCACAACGAGGTCATCGCCTACATGCAGGCGAGCGCCGGCGAGACCGCTGCCGACTTCGAGAACTCGATGTCGACGTTATCAGCGCATGAAATGCTGCGCACAAAGCTGGAGGCGCTGCCGCAACCCAACGGCCTGCATCTCTACAATGCGGCGGGAAAACTGATCAACGCGACCGAGGTCTGGCCGGTGCCCGATGTTTCGATCGCGGACCGGCGCTACTTCAAGGACTTTGCGTCCGGGAAACCAACGCCGGATGTGCTCGTCGAGCCCGTCAAGAGCAAGGTGACGGGGCTTTGGACCACGGTGTTCGCGCGCAAGATCGTCAACCGCCGCGGCGAGATCGTCGGTTTCGCCAGCCGGGCCCTGCGGCCTTCGCACTTTGAGAACTTCGTCGCGTCACTGGCGCTGGGCCGCGACACCGGAATTTCGGTGATCCACCACGACGGCACCATCATCGCGCGCTATCCGCAGAACGACAAATATGTCGGCCGCAACGTGTCGGGGATGGCGCAGTTTCGCCGCGCTATGGAGCTCGACGGCAACATTTCGGGGCGGTTCAGGAGCAGCCTCGGCGAAGACCTGATCGGCTCCGTCAGGCCGCTGATCCATTTCCCGATCGTCGTCGTCGCAACAGCCGACACGTCGGTCGCGCTGGCCGATTGGCGGGCGCAGACCAAGCTGCAGTTTTTCGCCGCGGTACTGGCCGTCGTCGTCGTCGTCTTCATGATCTTCCTGATCGTGCGCCAGATGCAGCGCCAGCATGCGGCCGCGCAGCACAAGCTGTCGGAAAAGAGCCAGCATCTCGACATCGCCATCAACAACATGACGCAGGGGTTGCTGCTGTTCGACAACACGGGTTGTCTCGTGTTCTGCAACCAGCAATATATCGACATGTTCGGCGTCTCGCCGGACGTCGTCAAACCCGGCTGCCACCTACGCGAGCTCATCCTGCACCGCCAGCAGCTCGGTTCATTTGTCGGCGATGTCGACAGCTATTGCGCCAAGTTCCTCGATCCCAAGGGCGGCATCAACGAAACCGTGATCTCGACGCCCGACGGGCGCACGATCCGGCTGATCTACAAGCGGTCGGCGGACGGCGGCTGGGCCACGACGCTGGAAGACGTCACCGAAAACCGGCGCGTCCAGGCCCAGATCGAGCATCTCGCCCACTACGATCCCCTGACCAACCTGCCGAACCGGACGCTGTTCCAGCGCCACGCGGAAGGATTGCTGCTGCAGACCGCAAGCGTCCAGTTCGCGATCCTCTATATCGACATCGACGAGTTCAAGGCGATCAACGACTCACTGGGCCATTTGATCGGCGACGAATTCCTCAAGGGCGTCGCGGAACGGCTGCGCCAGTCGGTCGGGCCGAGCGACTTCATCGCTCGCCTCGGCGGGGACGAGTTCGCGATCCTTCAGCACGATGTGGAAAACGACGACGATGTCAGCGCCCTGGTCGAGCGGATCTATCGGGCGTTGCGGACGTCGTTCGACTGCAACGGCCACCAGCTCGCCAGCGATGCCTCGATCGGCATCGCGATTGCCCCGCGCCACGGCACCGACCTGTTCGATCTGCTGAAGAGCGCCGACCTGGCGATGTATGCCGCGAAAGCGGCCGGCCGAAGGACCTATCGTTTCTTCGACCCGGCGATGGAAGCCGAAGCCAACCATCGCCGCGAGATCGAATGCGATTTGCGCAACGCGCCGGCGGAAGGCCAATTCGAGATCCACTACCAGCCGCTGGTCGATCTGCTGAGCGACGAGGTCACCGGCTGCGAGGCGCTGTTGCGCTGGCGGCATCCGGTGCGCGGCATGGTCTCGCCCGCCGACTTCATTCCGGTCGCCGAGGAGACCGGCCTGATCGAGGAGATCGGGCAGTGGGTGTTGCGTACCGCCTGCGCCGAAGCGGCCACCTGGCCGGCCCATGTCCGGATCGCCGTCAACGTCTCGCCGATCCAGTTCAAGTCGGAAACGCTGTCGCTGAAAGTCGCCGCCGCACTCGCCGAGACCGGGCTCGACCCGCGCCGGCTCGAACTCGAGATCACCGAAGCCGTGCTGATCGCTGACGACGACGCGGCGCTGGCCGCGCTGAATCAGCTTCGCGTGCTCGGGGTCAGGATTGCGCTCGACGATTTCGGAACCGGCTATTCCTCGCTGCAATATCTGCAGCGTTTCCCGTTCGACAAGATCAAGATCGACCGCAGCTTCGTCAAGGAAGTGGTCCGCAATTCCTCGTCGGCCTCGATCATTCGGGCGGTGGTCTCAATCGCCGCCGACCGCGACATGGTCACGACGGCCGAAGGCGTCGAAACCTTGCAGCAGCGCGAAACCGTACAAAATCTCGGCTGCACGCAGATGCAGGGATACCTGTTCAGCGCCGCGCGTCCGGCGCATGAAATCCGCGGGCTGCTGGCGGCGAGCGCTGCGGCGGTCGAAAACCCGGCTTAG
- a CDS encoding septal ring lytic transglycosylase RlpA family protein — protein sequence MRISIVLAALLLLGSSVARAETGKASYYPGVGRSGEMTCAHRSRPFGSMVRVSFGNHSIQCRVNDRGPFIRGRIIDVSTAAARALGMMKAGVVRVSIE from the coding sequence ATGCGAATTTCGATCGTCTTGGCGGCCCTGCTGCTGCTTGGCAGTTCGGTCGCGCGTGCGGAGACCGGGAAGGCCTCCTACTATCCCGGTGTCGGCAGAAGCGGTGAAATGACCTGCGCGCATCGCAGCCGGCCGTTCGGCAGCATGGTCCGGGTCTCCTTCGGCAATCACAGCATTCAATGCCGCGTCAACGATCGCGGGCCGTTCATTCGCGGCCGCATTATCGATGTCTCGACTGCCGCGGCGCGGGCGCTGGGGATGATGAAGGCCGGCGTCGTCAGGGTCTCGATCGAATAG
- a CDS encoding hybrid sensor histidine kinase/response regulator gives MPPSEPSNVLPEVEAAERLRQHLEEIARERDRAHRALQEREAELARIQRIGRVGGVEVDFHDGFKNRRSPEYLIIHGLPPDAANETHEDWVNRIHPDDRERTVKQFLDALKGRDEDYFATYRIVRPNDGETRWIDVIAKIERDAGGRALRLVGAHIDVTERMLAQEKLRESEQRFRLIADSAPVPIWVTKLDRTRSFANQAYVDFLGLPFEEAIAFDWRKVLHPDDLQRVLQESVAGEASLKPFVLEARYRRADGEWRWLRSESQPRWDPTGNHIGFIGVAHDITASKQAESDLRRLNETLEQRITERTAQLESNEAQMRAIFETSHQYQGLLNPDGDLLYANRTSLNGIGAKPIDVIGTPYWTTPWFSATEGMRDIVRDAFFAVMKGEEIRTEMRLQLPIGERYFDFAMRPMRDRHGAIIGAVPEAVDITERRKAEEVLRQSQKMEAVGQLTGGVAHDFNNLLTIIRSATDFLRRRELPEERRRRYVDAISETVERASKLTAQLLAFARRQPLKPQVFNVGNQVDAVAQLIRPLVGSRIRIDVELSDCNCFAIADIAQFETALINLAVNGRDAMDGEGQLTICVRKVRAIPPLRAQSTRRGDFVAIAMADTGTGIAADQLEAIFEPFFTTKEVGKGTGLGLSQAFGFAKQSGGDIEVTSPPGQGATFTIYLPQAEMPADAAEAAATGSEPAIRGRGYRVLVVEDNDDVGRFSTELLEDLGYTVRRVANASAALAMLAADEFSADLVFSDVIMPGMNGVELAGIIRERYPGLPVVLTSGYSNVLAENAHRGFELIQKPYSVEVLSRILRKAISAQKPESA, from the coding sequence ATGCCCCCTTCCGAACCATCGAACGTCCTGCCCGAAGTTGAAGCCGCCGAACGGTTGCGGCAGCATCTGGAGGAGATCGCGCGCGAACGCGACCGGGCGCATCGCGCGCTGCAGGAACGCGAAGCGGAACTGGCGCGGATCCAGCGCATCGGCCGCGTCGGCGGCGTCGAGGTCGACTTCCACGACGGTTTCAAGAACCGCCGCTCGCCGGAATATCTCATCATTCACGGGCTGCCGCCGGACGCGGCCAACGAGACCCATGAGGATTGGGTCAACCGGATTCATCCCGACGACCGCGAGCGCACCGTCAAGCAATTCCTCGATGCCCTCAAAGGCCGCGACGAGGATTATTTCGCGACCTACCGGATCGTGCGGCCGAACGACGGCGAGACGCGGTGGATCGATGTCATCGCGAAGATCGAGCGCGACGCCGGCGGCCGCGCGCTGCGGCTGGTCGGCGCCCATATCGACGTCACCGAGCGGATGCTGGCGCAGGAAAAGCTGCGCGAAAGCGAACAACGCTTCCGCCTGATCGCCGACAGCGCGCCGGTGCCGATCTGGGTCACCAAGCTCGATCGCACGCGGTCTTTTGCCAACCAGGCCTACGTCGATTTCCTTGGATTGCCGTTCGAGGAAGCCATCGCGTTCGACTGGCGCAAGGTACTGCATCCGGACGATTTGCAGCGCGTCCTGCAGGAATCGGTTGCGGGCGAGGCCTCGCTCAAGCCATTCGTCCTCGAAGCCCGCTACCGGCGCGCCGACGGCGAATGGCGCTGGCTGCGATCGGAATCGCAGCCGCGTTGGGATCCGACCGGCAACCATATCGGCTTCATCGGTGTCGCCCACGACATCACCGCGTCGAAACAGGCCGAAAGCGACCTGCGCCGGCTCAATGAGACCCTCGAGCAGCGGATCACCGAGCGAACCGCACAGCTCGAATCCAACGAAGCGCAAATGCGCGCGATCTTCGAGACCAGCCATCAGTATCAGGGGCTGCTCAATCCGGATGGCGACCTGCTTTACGCCAACCGGACGTCGCTCAACGGCATCGGCGCCAAGCCCATCGACGTGATCGGTACGCCGTACTGGACGACCCCCTGGTTTTCAGCGACCGAAGGCATGCGCGACATTGTCCGCGATGCCTTCTTCGCCGTGATGAAGGGTGAAGAGATCCGGACCGAGATGCGGCTTCAGCTGCCGATCGGCGAGCGCTATTTCGATTTCGCGATGCGCCCGATGCGCGACCGGCACGGCGCCATCATCGGCGCGGTGCCGGAGGCCGTTGATATTACCGAGCGCCGCAAGGCCGAGGAAGTGCTGCGTCAGTCGCAGAAGATGGAAGCGGTCGGCCAGTTGACCGGCGGCGTGGCGCACGATTTCAACAATCTGCTGACCATTATTCGCTCGGCGACCGACTTCCTGCGCCGCCGCGAATTGCCGGAGGAGCGCCGCCGCCGCTACGTCGACGCGATTTCCGAGACCGTGGAACGGGCTTCCAAGCTGACCGCGCAGCTGCTGGCGTTCGCCCGCCGCCAGCCGCTGAAGCCGCAGGTCTTCAATGTCGGCAACCAGGTCGACGCCGTGGCGCAGCTCATTCGTCCCCTCGTCGGCAGCCGGATCAGGATCGACGTCGAGCTATCCGACTGCAACTGTTTTGCGATCGCCGACATCGCGCAGTTCGAGACCGCCCTGATCAACCTCGCCGTCAACGGCCGCGACGCCATGGACGGCGAAGGTCAGCTCACCATCTGCGTCCGGAAGGTGCGCGCCATCCCGCCGCTCCGCGCCCAGTCCACGCGCCGCGGCGACTTCGTCGCCATCGCGATGGCCGACACCGGCACCGGCATCGCCGCCGACCAGCTCGAAGCGATCTTCGAGCCGTTCTTCACCACCAAGGAAGTCGGTAAAGGTACGGGTCTCGGCCTCAGCCAGGCCTTCGGCTTCGCCAAACAATCCGGCGGCGACATCGAGGTGACGAGCCCGCCCGGCCAGGGCGCGACCTTCACCATCTATCTGCCGCAGGCCGAGATGCCGGCGGATGCGGCCGAAGCCGCGGCCACCGGCAGCGAGCCCGCCATTCGCGGACGCGGCTATCGCGTGCTTGTCGTCGAAGACAATGACGACGTCGGGCGCTTCTCCACCGAGCTATTGGAGGATCTCGGTTATACGGTCCGCCGCGTCGCCAACGCCAGCGCTGCGCTCGCCATGCTGGCCGCGGACGAGTTCTCCGCCGATCTGGTGTTCTCCGACGTCATCATGCCCGGCATGAACGGCGTCGAACTCGCCGGCATCATCCGCGAACGGTACCCCGGCCTGCCGGTGGTGCTGACCTCTGGCTACAGCAACGTGCTGGCGGAAAATGCCCATCGCGGCTTCGAGCTGATCCAAAAGCCCTATTCGGTGGAGGTGCTGTCGCGGATTCTGCGGAAAGCGATTTCGGCGCAAAAGCCGGAAAGCGCGTAG
- a CDS encoding thermonuclease family protein, which produces MQLRVSLVAALFLAALSSNSTWAASPTVRDGSTLQLGSVTYRLDGVEAPAFDQLCIDDHADSWTCGVEARDQLSKLIGGRSVHCDDLGADPLYKKRHIGICSVDGEKTSLNQAMVRLGLALNLEPSVKGRFKDDEARAKDDKQGLWKGCFIAPREFRLGRKDGALLGGSCRADRDREIREALFPDELVQPSGCNIKGKYAVRARVTGNLGIYHLQACRSYPGTTRPDRWFCSEEDAQGAGFRKAYNCRSPSKGK; this is translated from the coding sequence ATGCAGTTGCGCGTTTCCCTGGTTGCGGCTCTCTTTTTAGCAGCCCTCTCCTCGAACTCGACTTGGGCCGCCTCCCCCACCGTCCGCGACGGCAGCACGCTGCAACTCGGCAGCGTGACCTACCGCCTCGACGGCGTCGAAGCCCCCGCCTTCGACCAGCTCTGCATCGACGACCATGCCGATAGCTGGACCTGCGGCGTCGAGGCCCGCGATCAACTGTCCAAACTGATCGGCGGCCGATCGGTGCACTGCGACGATCTGGGCGCAGATCCCCTCTACAAGAAACGGCACATCGGCATCTGCTCGGTCGATGGCGAGAAGACCAGCCTCAACCAGGCGATGGTCAGACTGGGCCTGGCCCTGAACCTGGAACCATCGGTCAAGGGACGTTTCAAGGACGACGAGGCCCGCGCCAAAGACGACAAGCAAGGCCTGTGGAAAGGCTGCTTCATCGCGCCGCGCGAGTTCCGCCTTGGACGCAAGGATGGCGCCCTGCTCGGCGGTTCATGCCGCGCCGACCGCGACCGCGAAATCCGCGAAGCCTTGTTCCCCGACGAACTGGTCCAGCCGTCCGGCTGCAACATCAAGGGCAAATACGCCGTGCGCGCCCGCGTGACCGGCAATCTCGGCATCTATCACCTGCAGGCCTGCCGGAGTTATCCCGGCACCACCCGGCCGGACCGCTGGTTTTGTTCAGAGGAGGACGCGCAGGGCGCCGGGTTCCGCAAGGCCTACAATTGCCGGTCGCCCAGCAAGGGCAAATGA
- a CDS encoding RNA polymerase sigma factor region1.1 domain-containing protein: MDWQAIVRRAVEIGSQNGFMTFDQINELIPPSAHRLVEPELIEALLEALNAHGINVTDT; this comes from the coding sequence ATGGACTGGCAAGCGATCGTGCGACGAGCCGTCGAAATCGGTAGCCAAAACGGCTTCATGACATTTGACCAGATCAACGAGCTCATACCGCCATCTGCCCACAGGCTTGTTGAACCCGAGCTTATCGAAGCTCTCCTTGAAGCTTTAAATGCCCACGGCATAAACGTGACGGATACATAG
- a CDS encoding acetyl-CoA carboxylase biotin carboxylase subunit has product MFKRILIANRGEIACRVIKTARRMGIETVAVYSEADRDALHVEMADEAVLIGPPAASESYLVIDKIVEACRKTGAQAVHPGYGFLSEREAFPRALEAAGVVFIGPNPGAIAAMGDKIESKKAAAKANVSTVPGHLGVIEDEKHAVKIADEIGYPVMIKASAGGGGKGMRIAHSTSEVAEGFNLAKAEAKSSFGDDRVFIEKFIVDPRHIEIQVLGDKHGNVIYLGERECSIQRRNQKVIEEAPSPLLDETTRRKMGEQAVSLAKAVNYDSAGTVEFVAGQDKSFYFLEMNTRLQVEHPVTELITGIDLVEQMIRSAAGEKLQLSQKDVTLTGWAVESRVYAEDPFRNFLPSIGRLVKYRPPAESRHDGITVRNDTGVQEGGEISIHYDPMIAKLVTHAPSRAAAIEAQSTALDSFYIDGIRHNIPFLSALMSHPRWREGKLSTGFIAEEFPKGFAARAPEGEIARRLAAVGAAIDHVLGERKRQISGQLTGRLVQRERRRAVWLGREEIALDVAREADGIAVRFIGADGLPGNPHQLVSTWTPGEPVWQGRIDGNLIAMQVRAIPNGIRLAHQGFEVPVNVFTESEAAAARLMPVTSAADTGKKLLCPMPGLVVSIAVNEGQEVKAGETLAVVEAMKMQNVLRAERDGTVKKIHAAAGATLAVDALILEFA; this is encoded by the coding sequence ATGTTCAAACGAATTCTGATCGCAAATCGCGGCGAGATCGCCTGCCGGGTCATCAAGACTGCGCGCCGTATGGGGATCGAGACGGTAGCCGTGTATTCCGAGGCCGACCGCGACGCGCTCCATGTCGAAATGGCCGATGAGGCCGTGCTGATCGGCCCGCCGGCGGCGTCCGAGAGCTATCTGGTGATCGACAAGATCGTCGAGGCCTGCCGCAAGACCGGCGCCCAGGCGGTGCATCCCGGCTACGGCTTCCTGTCCGAGCGCGAAGCCTTTCCGCGCGCGCTGGAAGCGGCCGGCGTCGTCTTCATCGGTCCCAATCCCGGCGCCATCGCCGCGATGGGCGACAAGATCGAATCCAAGAAGGCCGCCGCCAAAGCCAACGTCTCGACCGTGCCCGGGCATCTCGGGGTGATCGAGGACGAAAAGCATGCGGTGAAGATCGCCGACGAGATCGGCTATCCCGTGATGATCAAGGCTTCCGCCGGCGGCGGCGGCAAGGGCATGCGGATCGCGCATTCGACCTCCGAAGTCGCCGAAGGCTTCAACCTCGCCAAGGCCGAGGCCAAGTCGTCGTTCGGCGACGACCGCGTCTTCATCGAAAAGTTCATCGTCGATCCCCGTCACATCGAAATCCAGGTGCTCGGCGACAAGCATGGCAACGTGATCTATCTCGGCGAGCGCGAATGTTCGATCCAGCGCCGCAACCAGAAGGTCATCGAGGAAGCGCCGTCGCCGCTGCTGGACGAGACCACCCGCCGCAAGATGGGCGAGCAGGCGGTGTCGCTGGCGAAAGCCGTCAATTACGATTCCGCCGGCACCGTCGAATTCGTCGCCGGGCAAGACAAGAGCTTCTACTTCCTGGAGATGAACACCCGCCTGCAGGTCGAGCATCCCGTCACCGAACTGATCACCGGCATCGACCTCGTCGAGCAGATGATCCGTTCCGCCGCCGGCGAGAAGCTGCAGCTTTCGCAGAAGGACGTCACGCTGACCGGCTGGGCGGTGGAATCCCGCGTCTATGCCGAGGATCCGTTCCGCAACTTCCTGCCCTCGATCGGGCGCCTCGTGAAATACCGTCCGCCCGCCGAATCGCGCCACGACGGCATCACCGTCCGCAACGACACCGGCGTGCAGGAGGGCGGCGAAATCTCGATCCATTACGATCCGATGATTGCCAAGCTGGTGACGCATGCGCCGTCGCGGGCGGCGGCGATCGAGGCGCAGTCGACCGCGCTGGATTCCTTTTATATCGACGGCATCCGCCACAACATTCCGTTCCTGTCGGCGCTGATGAGCCATCCGCGCTGGCGCGAGGGCAAGCTCTCGACCGGATTCATCGCGGAAGAATTCCCGAAGGGATTTGCCGCGCGTGCGCCGGAGGGCGAGATTGCGCGGCGGCTGGCCGCCGTCGGTGCGGCGATCGATCATGTGCTCGGCGAGCGCAAGCGGCAGATTTCCGGTCAGCTGACCGGCCGGCTGGTGCAGCGCGAGCGCCGTCGCGCGGTGTGGCTCGGCCGCGAGGAAATCGCGCTCGACGTCGCGCGCGAGGCCGACGGCATCGCGGTGCGCTTCATTGGCGCCGATGGTCTGCCCGGCAACCCGCATCAACTGGTCTCGACCTGGACGCCGGGCGAGCCGGTCTGGCAGGGCCGGATCGACGGCAACCTGATCGCGATGCAGGTGCGCGCGATTCCGAACGGCATCCGGCTCGCGCATCAGGGGTTTGAAGTCCCGGTCAACGTCTTCACCGAAAGCGAGGCGGCAGCCGCCCGGCTGATGCCGGTGACGTCGGCGGCCGATACCGGCAAGAAGCTGTTGTGTCCGATGCCGGGCCTCGTGGTTTCGATCGCCGTCAACGAAGGCCAGGAGGTCAAGGCCGGCGAGACGCTTGCCGTGGTCGAGGCCATGAAGATGCAGAACGTGCTGCGCGCCGAACGCGACGGCACGGTCAAGAAGATTCACGCCGCCGCCGGCGCCACGCTGGCGGTCGACGCGCTGATCCTGGAATTCGCGTAG